The Kozakia baliensis genome includes a region encoding these proteins:
- the glpK gene encoding glycerol kinase GlpK, with the protein MTTKDCILAIDQGTTSTRSIVFDRNAQALSVSRREFPQHYPEPGWVEHDVEDIWRDVVDTAKEAIEQVGGLSRIAGLGITNQRETVVIWERATGKPIHNAIVWQDRRTAHECARLKQEGAEPMMRAKTGLLLDPYFSGSKIAWLLDNVPGARLRAEAGELAVGTIDCFLLWRLTGGRVHATDVTNACRTALFDIHTLQWDPELLQLFNVPEAILPEICDNSGRLGETDRELFGESIIIGGMAGDQHAAMVGQVCFKEGTAKSTYGTGCFMLLNTGEKPVVSRNRLLTTIGFRINGKTTYALEGSIFVAGAAIKWLRDGLHLITHASQTDDMATRIPDSHGVYMVPGFVGLGAPHWDPDARGLICGLTLGSTQAHIARAALESVAFQTYDLAHAMREDGAMQASTLRIDGGMAANDWFSQFLADMLEANVERPRDLETTALGAAFLAGLATGVWNTLEEVTATWQQERVFTPRMEPNQRQTMIDGWHDAVRRTLTVQPEPKVTAPNVTQFRAA; encoded by the coding sequence ATGACGACGAAAGACTGCATCCTCGCTATCGATCAGGGCACGACGTCCACCCGTAGCATCGTTTTCGACCGCAATGCCCAGGCGCTATCCGTCTCTCGCCGCGAGTTTCCGCAGCATTATCCCGAACCCGGCTGGGTAGAGCACGATGTCGAAGATATTTGGCGCGATGTCGTGGACACGGCGAAAGAAGCCATCGAACAGGTGGGCGGTCTGTCGCGCATCGCAGGTCTGGGCATCACCAACCAACGCGAGACGGTCGTGATCTGGGAGCGTGCCACCGGCAAGCCGATCCATAACGCCATCGTCTGGCAAGACCGCCGCACTGCTCATGAATGTGCTCGCCTGAAACAGGAAGGCGCGGAGCCGATGATGCGCGCCAAGACCGGCCTGCTTCTCGACCCCTACTTCTCGGGCAGCAAGATCGCCTGGCTGCTCGACAACGTGCCGGGTGCGCGCCTTCGTGCCGAGGCCGGGGAACTCGCCGTCGGCACGATCGATTGCTTCCTGCTGTGGCGTCTGACCGGTGGCCGCGTTCACGCCACCGATGTCACGAACGCTTGCCGCACGGCGCTGTTCGACATCCACACGCTGCAATGGGACCCGGAATTACTGCAACTGTTCAATGTGCCCGAAGCTATTCTGCCCGAGATCTGCGACAATAGCGGTCGCCTTGGTGAGACGGATCGCGAACTGTTCGGCGAGTCGATCATCATCGGCGGTATGGCGGGCGATCAGCATGCCGCCATGGTGGGCCAGGTCTGCTTCAAAGAAGGCACGGCGAAATCAACCTATGGCACGGGCTGCTTCATGCTGCTCAACACGGGGGAAAAGCCGGTCGTCTCCCGCAACCGTCTGCTGACGACCATCGGTTTCCGTATCAACGGCAAGACGACCTACGCACTCGAAGGCTCGATCTTCGTTGCGGGCGCCGCGATCAAATGGCTGCGTGATGGGCTGCATCTCATTACCCACGCTTCCCAAACCGACGACATGGCGACGCGTATTCCCGATAGTCATGGCGTCTATATGGTGCCGGGCTTCGTGGGTCTCGGCGCGCCGCATTGGGATCCGGACGCGCGCGGCCTTATCTGTGGCCTGACGCTGGGCTCGACTCAGGCGCATATCGCCCGTGCTGCGCTGGAATCCGTCGCGTTCCAAACCTACGATCTCGCGCATGCCATGCGTGAAGACGGTGCGATGCAGGCCAGCACACTGCGTATCGATGGCGGCATGGCGGCAAATGACTGGTTTAGCCAGTTCCTGGCCGACATGCTCGAAGCCAATGTCGAGCGCCCGCGCGATTTGGAAACCACGGCGCTCGGCGCGGCATTCCTGGCTGGCTTGGCGACCGGCGTGTGGAACACGCTTGAGGAAGTTACGGCGACCTGGCAGCAAGAGCGCGTCTTTACGCCGCGTATGGAGCCGAACCAGCGCCAGACGATGATCGATGGTTGGCACGATGCCGTCCGCCGCACGCTGACGGTGCAACCCGAACCTAAAGTCACCGCGCCGAATGTAACGCAATTCCGCGCCGCGTAA
- a CDS encoding MIP/aquaporin family protein codes for MSEKKRYIGELISEFFAVAIIILFGDGVAAMYTLYDPSPYKTAYWGVCIVWGLGVTVAIYATGAISGTHANPAVTLALALFRGFSWKKVLLYMGAQILGGLAGAALVYSLYVPVINHYNEVHHLTRAIDGGAAGVFFTHPADFITVSHAFWDELVLTAMLVFGIFAITCQYNTQAPQANSSALIIGLLVATIGASCGYLDAWAINPARDFGPRLFCFLAGWGSAAIPAPSNYWWVPIVAPLSGGVVGGGLYHYVLRPFMPNYISKTIELAKEGVNPAEPVLVVTNEPAPAVHRAS; via the coding sequence ATGTCAGAGAAAAAACGTTATATCGGCGAACTCATTTCGGAGTTTTTCGCCGTCGCGATCATCATCCTGTTCGGTGATGGCGTCGCCGCTATGTATACGCTCTACGATCCCAGCCCGTATAAGACGGCCTATTGGGGCGTCTGTATCGTCTGGGGCCTTGGCGTGACGGTGGCGATCTACGCGACCGGCGCCATCAGCGGCACGCACGCCAACCCGGCGGTGACGCTGGCGTTAGCGCTCTTCCGCGGTTTCTCGTGGAAGAAAGTGCTGCTTTACATGGGCGCGCAAATCCTGGGCGGTCTTGCAGGAGCGGCACTCGTCTATTCGCTCTATGTGCCGGTCATCAACCATTATAACGAAGTGCATCATCTGACGCGCGCCATCGACGGCGGCGCAGCAGGCGTGTTCTTCACGCATCCAGCCGATTTCATCACCGTCTCTCATGCTTTCTGGGATGAGTTGGTGCTGACGGCAATGCTCGTGTTCGGCATCTTCGCCATCACGTGCCAATACAACACCCAAGCGCCACAGGCGAACTCAAGCGCTCTGATCATCGGCCTGCTGGTCGCCACTATCGGCGCATCCTGCGGCTATCTGGATGCTTGGGCGATCAACCCTGCGCGCGATTTCGGCCCACGCTTGTTCTGCTTCCTCGCCGGATGGGGCTCTGCCGCCATTCCCGCGCCGAGCAATTACTGGTGGGTGCCGATCGTCGCGCCGCTGTCAGGCGGCGTCGTAGGCGGTGGCCTTTACCACTACGTCCTGCGTCCTTTCATGCCGAACTACATTTCTAAAACGATTGAACTCGCCAAAGAAGGCGTCAATCCCGCCGAACCTGTGCTGGTTGTCACGAACGAGCCTGCTCCCGCAGTTCATCGCGCTTCCTAA
- the glpD gene encoding glycerol-3-phosphate dehydrogenase codes for MSSIREVPDSLKGTEPPYDLLVVGGGINGCGIARDAAGRGARVLLVEQDDLASHTSSASTKLIHGGLRYLEYYEFRLVREALIERERLLKIAPHIIWPMRFVLPHSKMLRPAWLLRTGLFLYDHLCTNMTLPKTRAIDFKKDATGRPLQNQYVRGFEYSDGWVQDSRLVVLNAMDAAQRGAEIYTHTRLTGAKRGPDMWEATIENLSDNSTRVVKARAIVNAAGPWVASLLHDTLHIPSRNNVRLVKGSHIVVPKLFEGSQAYILQNPDKRIVFAIPYEGKFTLIGTTDVPWDQDAGHVEIAPDEIDYLCESVNRYFDKAVRPSDVVWTYAGVRPLYDDNSGNASAVTRDYVLDVDASAAPILSVFGGKITTFRKLAEHAIEKLAPHLSVLKKPEWTADVALPGGDFERSAFQRQVSKLQDFAPHLSSHTAWRLMRNYGTRALQIATREAGDMGENFGADLSRREVDYLLDHEWARTAHDILWRRSKLGLFVSQDDAERLQNYIDHRHTDAHHAVMQDVA; via the coding sequence ATGTCATCCATCCGAGAGGTTCCGGATTCCTTGAAAGGAACGGAACCCCCATATGACCTTCTGGTGGTCGGTGGCGGCATCAATGGTTGCGGCATCGCACGTGACGCAGCAGGACGCGGTGCCCGCGTTTTGCTGGTGGAGCAGGACGATCTTGCCAGCCACACTTCCTCCGCCAGCACGAAGCTGATCCATGGCGGCCTACGCTATCTCGAATATTATGAATTCCGCTTGGTGCGCGAAGCGCTGATCGAGCGCGAACGTCTGCTCAAGATAGCGCCGCACATCATCTGGCCGATGCGCTTCGTGCTGCCGCATTCCAAAATGCTGCGCCCTGCTTGGCTGCTGCGTACGGGTTTGTTCCTGTACGATCACCTTTGCACCAACATGACCTTGCCGAAAACCCGCGCGATTGATTTCAAGAAAGACGCGACCGGCAGGCCTTTGCAGAACCAATATGTTCGCGGCTTCGAATATTCCGATGGCTGGGTGCAGGATAGCCGCCTCGTCGTGCTCAACGCGATGGACGCTGCCCAGCGCGGTGCGGAAATCTACACCCATACCCGCCTGACCGGCGCCAAGCGCGGCCCGGACATGTGGGAAGCAACCATCGAAAATCTTTCCGACAACAGCACCCGCGTCGTGAAGGCGCGCGCCATCGTCAACGCGGCAGGCCCCTGGGTGGCGTCGCTCCTGCACGACACGCTGCATATTCCCAGCCGCAATAATGTGCGCTTGGTTAAAGGCAGCCATATCGTGGTGCCGAAGCTGTTCGAGGGTTCGCAGGCCTATATTCTGCAAAACCCTGATAAGCGCATCGTTTTCGCCATCCCCTACGAAGGCAAATTCACCCTAATCGGCACGACGGACGTGCCATGGGATCAGGATGCGGGGCATGTGGAAATCGCGCCGGACGAGATCGACTATCTGTGCGAGAGCGTGAACCGCTATTTCGACAAAGCGGTGCGCCCGAGCGATGTGGTCTGGACTTATGCCGGCGTGCGTCCGCTCTATGACGATAATTCCGGCAATGCCTCGGCCGTCACTCGCGATTACGTGCTGGATGTCGATGCCAGCGCCGCGCCGATCCTTTCGGTTTTCGGTGGTAAGATCACCACGTTCCGCAAGCTGGCCGAACATGCGATCGAAAAACTCGCACCGCATCTTTCCGTGCTGAAAAAGCCCGAATGGACGGCCGATGTCGCGCTTCCGGGCGGCGATTTCGAACGCAGCGCATTTCAGCGCCAAGTCAGCAAATTGCAGGATTTCGCACCGCATCTCTCCTCGCACACGGCATGGCGCCTGATGCGCAATTACGGCACGCGCGCTTTGCAGATCGCAACACGCGAAGCTGGCGACATGGGAGAGAATTTCGGCGCGGATCTGAGCCGCCGCGAGGTGGACTACCTGCTCGACCACGAATGGGCGCGCACGGCGCACGATATTCTGTGGCGTCGCTCCAAACTCGGCCTGTTCGTCTCCCAAGATGATGCCGAGCGTCTTCAAAACTATATCGATCACCGGCACACCGACGCCCATCACGCCGTGATGCAAGACGTCGCGTAA
- a CDS encoding DeoR/GlpR family DNA-binding transcription regulator codes for MSDHPISTPRRRQIVTLVHARGYMSNEDLAQQLGVAVQTIRRDVNVLADQGHLARHHGGASPPSTVENIAYDERQILNPRAKDAIGRCAAALVPNRSSLFINIGTTTESFARALGEHRDLRIITNNLHVAATLSGRADFRTVIAGGTIRPQDGGIIGAGAIESLSAFRAEFGIIGISGIEEDGTLLDFDLDEIQCARTIIRHSRRVMLLADHTKFSRHPMGRVGDLSDIDDFITDRTPSADFQARMAAANVTLHIAKS; via the coding sequence ATGTCCGACCATCCCATCTCCACGCCTCGACGACGCCAGATCGTCACCCTCGTTCATGCGCGCGGCTACATGTCCAACGAGGATCTGGCACAACAGCTCGGCGTAGCAGTGCAGACGATCCGGCGGGACGTGAACGTGCTGGCCGACCAAGGCCATCTGGCGCGCCATCATGGCGGAGCCAGCCCTCCGTCCACTGTTGAAAATATCGCTTATGACGAGCGGCAGATTCTCAACCCGCGCGCGAAAGACGCCATCGGGCGCTGCGCCGCCGCCCTGGTGCCGAACCGTTCCTCCCTGTTCATCAATATCGGTACGACCACCGAATCCTTCGCCCGCGCGCTAGGCGAGCATCGCGATCTGCGCATCATCACCAACAATCTGCATGTCGCGGCCACACTTTCCGGACGCGCCGATTTCAGGACCGTGATCGCCGGCGGCACGATCCGCCCGCAGGATGGCGGCATCATTGGCGCGGGCGCGATCGAATCGCTCAGCGCGTTCCGTGCCGAATTCGGCATCATAGGCATTAGCGGGATTGAGGAAGACGGCACATTGCTGGATTTCGATCTCGACGAGATTCAATGCGCTCGCACAATCATCCGCCATTCTCGCCGCGTTATGCTGCTGGCCGATCATACGAAATTCAGCCGTCATCCCATGGGACGCGTCGGCGATCTCTCGGATATCGACGATTTTATTACCGATCGCACACCTTCGGCGGACTTCCAGGCGCGCATGGCAGCGGCGAATGTCACACTTCATATCGCCAAATCGTAA
- the uvrB gene encoding excinuclease ABC subunit UvrB: MASLAKSTVQNVTEHRLTGFQPERQPVKPKTRKFVVKSDYEPAGDQPAAIGELVRGIEEGERDQVLLGVTGSGKTFSMAKVIEATQKPALILAPNKTLAAQLYGEMKQFFPDNAVEYFVSYYDYYQPEAYVPRSDTYIEKDSQINEQIDRLRHAATQALLERNDVIIVASVSCIYGIGSVETYSRMVVRLEAGGSIDRDRLIKALVELQYRRNDAAFERGTFRVRGEQVDIFPVQNEDRAWRVSLFGDEIDEIIEFDPLTGNKTADLSEISVYANSHYVTPRPTLNQAMIGIKEELRKRLAQFNEDGKLLEAERLQQRTTFDLEMIETTGACKGIENYSRYLSGRGPGDPPPTLFEYLPEDALLIVDESHVTVPQIGGMERGDFARKSVLSEFGFRLPSCIDNRPLKFEEWDSFRPQSVFVSATPGKWEMERTGGVFAEQIIRPTGLIDPVTIVRPVEGQVDDLLAEARDTISQGGRVLVTTLTKRMAEDLTEYLGEAGIKVRYLHSDVDTLERIEIIRDLRLGAFDVLVGINLLREGLDIPECSLVAILDADKEGFLRSRTSLIQTIGRAARNVDGRVMLYADKMTDSLNFAIEETARRRAKQTEWNEAHGITPQSVRTKIGDALSSIFEQDYVTVTPDKGGDMQEFVGKSLAGSIQELEKKMRAAAADLDFELAARLRDEIKRLEAMELGLEPPPLPSSSAGRTQKDKTPRPLGPGGGGYDPAKKRGGGRRKRG, encoded by the coding sequence ATGGCTAGCCTCGCGAAATCCACCGTCCAGAACGTTACCGAACATCGGCTGACCGGCTTTCAGCCGGAACGTCAGCCCGTCAAACCCAAAACCCGAAAATTCGTCGTCAAATCCGATTACGAACCGGCGGGCGATCAGCCCGCGGCGATCGGCGAGTTGGTGCGCGGTATCGAGGAAGGGGAGCGGGATCAGGTTCTGCTCGGCGTCACCGGCTCAGGCAAGACGTTCAGTATGGCGAAAGTTATCGAAGCCACACAGAAACCGGCTTTGATTTTGGCCCCGAACAAAACGCTCGCGGCGCAGCTTTATGGCGAGATGAAGCAATTTTTCCCCGATAACGCGGTGGAATACTTCGTTTCGTACTACGATTACTATCAGCCCGAAGCCTACGTGCCGCGTTCGGACACGTATATCGAAAAAGACAGCCAGATTAACGAACAGATCGACCGTCTGCGCCATGCCGCCACGCAGGCGCTTTTGGAGCGCAACGACGTGATCATCGTCGCCTCCGTTTCGTGTATTTACGGTATCGGTTCGGTCGAGACCTATTCGCGCATGGTCGTACGGCTGGAAGCGGGCGGCAGCATCGACCGAGACCGGTTGATCAAAGCATTGGTCGAACTGCAATATCGCCGTAACGACGCTGCTTTCGAGCGTGGCACGTTCCGCGTGCGTGGAGAGCAGGTCGATATCTTCCCGGTGCAGAACGAGGATCGCGCTTGGCGTGTTTCGCTGTTCGGGGACGAGATCGACGAGATCATCGAGTTCGATCCGCTGACCGGCAATAAAACCGCCGATCTTTCCGAAATCAGCGTCTATGCGAATTCGCATTATGTGACGCCGCGCCCGACGCTCAATCAGGCCATGATCGGCATTAAGGAAGAACTGCGCAAACGGCTCGCCCAGTTCAACGAGGATGGCAAACTGCTCGAAGCCGAACGGCTGCAACAGCGCACTACGTTCGATTTGGAGATGATCGAAACGACCGGCGCGTGCAAAGGCATCGAAAACTATTCGCGTTATCTTTCGGGACGCGGCCCCGGCGATCCGCCGCCGACCTTGTTCGAGTACCTTCCGGAAGATGCGCTTTTGATCGTGGATGAGAGCCACGTCACCGTGCCGCAGATCGGCGGCATGGAGCGCGGAGACTTCGCGCGTAAATCCGTCCTCTCGGAATTCGGATTCCGCCTGCCGTCCTGCATCGATAACCGACCGCTGAAATTCGAGGAATGGGACTCCTTCCGCCCGCAAAGCGTGTTCGTTTCGGCCACGCCTGGCAAATGGGAAATGGAACGCACGGGCGGCGTGTTCGCCGAGCAGATCATCCGCCCTACCGGGTTGATCGACCCGGTGACGATCGTGCGACCCGTGGAAGGGCAGGTGGACGATCTGTTGGCTGAGGCGCGGGATACTATCAGCCAAGGCGGTCGCGTTCTGGTGACGACGCTTACTAAGCGCATGGCGGAAGATCTCACCGAATATCTTGGCGAGGCCGGGATCAAGGTGCGTTACCTCCATTCGGACGTGGACACGTTGGAGCGTATCGAAATCATCCGCGATTTGCGTTTGGGCGCGTTCGATGTGCTGGTCGGCATCAACCTACTGCGTGAGGGGCTGGATATTCCCGAATGTTCGCTCGTCGCGATTTTGGACGCCGATAAGGAAGGCTTCCTGCGTAGCCGCACTTCGCTGATCCAGACCATCGGTCGTGCGGCGCGTAATGTCGATGGCCGCGTGATGCTGTATGCCGATAAGATGACGGACAGCCTGAACTTCGCCATCGAGGAAACGGCCCGTCGCCGCGCCAAGCAGACGGAGTGGAACGAGGCCCACGGCATTACGCCGCAAAGCGTGCGCACGAAAATTGGCGACGCGCTGTCTTCGATCTTCGAGCAGGATTACGTTACCGTCACGCCCGATAAGGGTGGTGACATGCAGGAATTCGTCGGCAAGTCGCTCGCCGGTTCCATTCAGGAGTTGGAGAAGAAAATGCGTGCCGCCGCGGCAGATCTCGATTTCGAGTTGGCGGCGCGACTGCGCGACGAAATCAAGCGTCTCGAAGCAATGGAGTTGGGGCTCGAGCCACCGCCCTTGCCGAGTTCGTCCGCCGGGCGTACCCAGAAGGACAAAACGCCACGCCCGCTCGGGCCGGGTGGCGGCGGTTATGATCCGGCCAAGAAACGGGGCGGCGGCAGAAGGAAAAGAGGATGA
- a CDS encoding aldose 1-epimerase: MIELTRGENQIGILPGLGASLSYWRLRGRDLLVPTADPNLRAQQDTPVAAYPLMPYSNRIADARFSFEGQDYELAKNIVGESGSIHGNAWEHAWTVIQQDPDRAILLYDHDPSVGENAKEWPFAYRGVISFVLLDNGLNVELLIANRDTRAQPIGMGFHPFFVKAANSGLTFQAQGVWENDAATLPARHAAVEGEWDFASGQKLTERRIDNCFSGWADRAVISYPEDGYEMHIDADPVFQHLVVFTAPEKPFVAVEAVTNMNDAIHHPEVLERGLHVLKPDQRLSGVIRYKVVERRG; this comes from the coding sequence ATGATCGAGCTTACGCGTGGCGAGAACCAGATCGGTATTTTACCCGGTCTGGGCGCAAGCCTGTCCTATTGGCGTTTGCGGGGGCGCGATTTGCTGGTGCCGACCGCCGATCCCAATCTGCGCGCGCAACAAGACACGCCGGTCGCCGCTTATCCGTTGATGCCGTATTCCAACCGCATTGCCGATGCGCGTTTCAGCTTCGAAGGGCAGGATTATGAGCTGGCGAAGAATATCGTTGGTGAATCCGGCAGCATCCATGGCAATGCCTGGGAACATGCCTGGACCGTGATCCAGCAGGACCCGGACCGCGCTATTCTGCTGTACGATCACGATCCTTCCGTTGGCGAGAACGCGAAGGAATGGCCGTTCGCTTATCGTGGCGTGATTTCCTTCGTATTGCTCGATAATGGATTGAACGTGGAATTGCTGATCGCCAACCGCGATACGCGCGCCCAGCCGATCGGCATGGGGTTCCATCCGTTCTTCGTCAAAGCGGCCAATTCGGGCCTGACCTTTCAGGCGCAAGGCGTTTGGGAGAACGATGCCGCCACCTTGCCGGCGCGCCATGCGGCGGTCGAAGGTGAGTGGGATTTCGCCTCCGGGCAAAAACTCACTGAACGCCGCATCGATAATTGCTTTTCAGGCTGGGCCGATCGAGCCGTTATTTCCTATCCCGAGGATGGCTACGAAATGCATATCGACGCCGATCCGGTGTTTCAGCATCTCGTCGTGTTCACCGCGCCGGAAAAGCCTTTCGTGGCGGTCGAAGCCGTCACCAATATGAACGACGCCATTCATCACCCTGAAGTGCTGGAACGTGGGCTGCATGTGTTGAAGCCGGATCAGCGCCTTTCCGGCGTCATTCGCTATAAGGTGGTCGAGCGGCGTGGTTGA
- the greB gene encoding transcription elongation factor GreB, translated as MREELRVLLYEERPKIVEIVSWAAGNGDRSENGDYLYGKRRLREIDRRVRFLSKRLDQAVIVDPAAQPVRDRVFFGASVTYIDEDDAEHRITITGCDEADLSRGEVSLVSPIARALMRGRIGDEVSLQTPKGTAFLEIAAISYPD; from the coding sequence ATGCGCGAGGAATTGCGCGTTCTGTTGTATGAGGAGCGGCCCAAGATCGTTGAGATCGTCTCCTGGGCGGCAGGAAATGGCGATCGCTCGGAGAATGGGGATTATCTTTACGGTAAGCGACGGCTGCGTGAGATCGATCGGCGCGTACGGTTTCTTTCCAAGCGTTTGGATCAGGCGGTAATCGTCGATCCGGCGGCCCAGCCGGTGAGGGACCGCGTCTTTTTCGGCGCGAGCGTCACATATATCGATGAGGACGATGCCGAGCATCGCATCACCATTACGGGATGCGATGAAGCGGATTTGTCGCGCGGGGAGGTCAGCCTCGTTTCGCCGATCGCGCGTGCTCTGATGCGCGGCAGAATCGGGGACGAGGTTTCCTTGCAGACGCCCAAAGGCACGGCTTTTTTGGAAATTGCAGCGATTTCCTATCCCGATTGA
- the gshB gene encoding glutathione synthase produces MPLKIAVQMDPLESVNIDADSTFAMMLEAAKRGYELFVYNVESLSLNEGVNVPGQERAQGRLTAKARPVQVRRQRGEHAVFGEAHTLDLAETDVILMRQDPPFDMGYITATHMLEHVHGVGPGRSLVVNNPSAVRDSPEKLLVTHYPDLMPPTLVTWDRQAIMNFRVTHGDVILKPLFGNGGAGIFRIKKDDENLASLLEMHFSRSREPLMIQRYEPKVRLGDKRVILVDGEPIGAINRVPAEGEARSNMHVGGRAEAVELTARDQEICRRIGPYLRENGLIFVGIDVIGDWLTEINVTSPTGLQELDRFNNMNSAGLIWDAIEARLKNA; encoded by the coding sequence ATGCCTCTGAAAATTGCCGTGCAGATGGACCCTCTGGAATCCGTCAATATCGATGCCGATTCCACTTTCGCCATGATGCTTGAGGCGGCAAAGCGCGGTTACGAACTTTTCGTCTATAACGTGGAAAGCCTGAGCCTGAACGAAGGCGTGAACGTGCCGGGGCAAGAGCGTGCCCAGGGTCGTCTGACGGCGAAGGCGCGGCCGGTTCAGGTGCGCCGCCAGCGTGGAGAGCATGCTGTTTTCGGAGAGGCGCATACGCTCGATCTCGCGGAAACCGACGTTATACTTATGCGTCAGGACCCGCCTTTCGATATGGGCTACATCACCGCCACGCATATGCTTGAACATGTGCATGGCGTTGGGCCGGGTCGTAGCTTGGTCGTAAACAATCCGAGTGCGGTGCGGGACTCGCCGGAAAAACTTTTGGTGACGCATTACCCGGATTTGATGCCGCCCACTTTGGTGACGTGGGATCGTCAGGCGATCATGAATTTCCGCGTTACGCATGGCGATGTCATTCTTAAGCCGCTCTTCGGTAATGGTGGCGCGGGTATTTTCCGCATCAAGAAGGACGATGAAAATCTGGCGTCCTTGCTGGAGATGCATTTCAGCCGTTCGCGCGAACCTTTGATGATCCAGCGTTATGAGCCGAAAGTCCGCTTAGGCGATAAGCGCGTCATCCTCGTGGATGGCGAGCCGATCGGGGCGATCAATCGTGTGCCTGCCGAAGGTGAAGCGCGCTCCAACATGCATGTCGGAGGCCGGGCTGAGGCGGTCGAACTGACCGCGCGCGATCAGGAAATTTGCCGCCGCATCGGGCCATATTTGCGCGAAAACGGGCTGATTTTCGTGGGTATCGATGTAATCGGCGATTGGCTGACAGAAATTAACGTCACTTCGCCGACCGGCCTGCAAGAATTGGACCGTTTCAACAATATGAATAGCGCGGGCCTGATCTGGGATGCGATCGAGGCGCGGCTCAAAAACGCTTGA
- a CDS encoding class I SAM-dependent methyltransferase: MRRQDSLIGRNETSADDKIHQPRSALDADAVRAAYRRWARIYDTVFGGISAFGRRRAVCAVNALPGERVLEVGVGTGLALPFYDKSKHITGIDLSEAMLERARQRVIQQQLSNVDDLLEMDAEATTFEDGSFDIAVAMFVASVVPHPCRLLAELKRVVKPGGHILFVNHFLATGGMRLAVERGMARASRSLGWHPDFAMESLLTPNDLKRATIQPVPPAGLFTLVTLPHEGGREEPTALVA; the protein is encoded by the coding sequence ATGAGACGACAAGATTCTTTGATCGGTCGCAACGAGACTTCGGCCGACGACAAAATTCACCAGCCGCGCTCGGCGCTTGACGCCGATGCGGTACGCGCTGCCTATCGTCGTTGGGCGCGGATTTACGATACCGTTTTCGGCGGAATCTCGGCGTTCGGTCGCCGTCGCGCCGTTTGTGCGGTGAATGCTCTGCCTGGCGAACGCGTTCTGGAAGTGGGCGTGGGCACAGGCTTGGCACTTCCGTTCTACGACAAAAGCAAGCACATCACGGGGATCGATCTCTCCGAGGCGATGCTGGAGCGGGCGCGTCAACGCGTCATTCAGCAGCAGTTGAGCAATGTGGACGATCTTCTGGAGATGGATGCCGAAGCGACCACCTTCGAGGATGGCTCGTTCGATATCGCCGTTGCGATGTTTGTGGCGTCTGTCGTGCCGCATCCCTGCCGCCTGCTGGCCGAACTCAAGCGAGTCGTCAAACCGGGCGGTCATATTCTGTTCGTTAATCACTTTCTCGCGACTGGCGGCATGCGCCTTGCCGTTGAGCGCGGTATGGCGCGGGCTTCACGCTCGCTCGGTTGGCATCCAGACTTCGCAATGGAGTCTTTATTAACGCCGAACGACTTGAAACGCGCCACAATACAACCAGTTCCTCCTGCAGGCCTCTTCACACTCGTGACATTGCCGCACGAGGGGGGTAGAGAAGAACCCACGGCCCTGGTCGCCTGA